The following proteins are encoded in a genomic region of Chitinivibrionales bacterium:
- the larB gene encoding nickel pincer cofactor biosynthesis protein LarB, whose translation MENKALRDLLNALYNQGTTVEKALDKLKDMPFHDLGFAKIDHHRALRKGFPEVIFCQNKAPEHILAIAKEQVENGETVFGTRAEPSVIEMVAREIPGIEQNALARCFWWKSPHWKAKGKIRGPVVIASGGTADASVAEEARCTVELLGHPCRLLQDVGVAGIHRLFAHKEDLHEASVIIAVAGMEGALPSVIAGYVSCPVIGVPTSVGYGSHLEGLVPLFAMLNSCSSGMTVVNIDNGFGAGYAAALINGK comes from the coding sequence ATGGAAAACAAGGCGCTTCGTGATCTACTCAACGCCCTTTACAATCAAGGCACAACGGTTGAAAAAGCTTTAGACAAGCTCAAGGACATGCCTTTTCATGACCTTGGATTTGCCAAGATCGACCATCACCGGGCCCTCCGCAAGGGCTTCCCGGAAGTCATTTTCTGTCAGAATAAAGCGCCGGAGCATATCCTCGCTATTGCCAAAGAACAGGTGGAGAACGGCGAAACCGTCTTTGGTACCCGCGCAGAGCCATCGGTGATAGAAATGGTTGCGCGGGAAATTCCCGGCATCGAGCAAAACGCTCTTGCCCGTTGTTTCTGGTGGAAATCTCCTCATTGGAAAGCAAAGGGGAAAATACGGGGTCCTGTTGTTATCGCTTCGGGCGGTACGGCAGACGCTTCAGTTGCCGAAGAGGCCCGGTGCACAGTCGAACTTCTGGGCCATCCCTGCCGCCTGCTCCAGGATGTGGGCGTGGCGGGAATCCATCGTCTCTTCGCGCACAAAGAAGACCTTCATGAAGCATCGGTAATTATCGCGGTGGCGGGTATGGAAGGCGCTTTACCGTCGGTTATCGCCGGGTATGTCTCCTGTCCGGTCATCGGCGTGCCCACCAGTGTCGGCTACGGCTCCCATCTGGAGGGTCTGGTCCCGCTTTTTGCCATGCTTAACTCATGCTCCAGCGGGATGACCGTTGTCAATATCGATAACGGGTTCGGCGCCGGCTATGCCGCCGCCCTGATTAACGGGAAGTGA
- a CDS encoding glutaminyl-peptide cyclotransferase: MPIVILIFLAFVSGCYTDPEPGSLQDTLARVVPEIIDTIPHDTEAFTQGLLYHNGFLYESTGKYGTSSLRKIDPSDGTILVNNRVPEVFAEGLAVYNGRFVQLTWRSQSALLYDTGSLAPVDTFSYRGEGWGLTTGAHHFIMSNGSDTLYFRDNAFMVTGAVQVTQDDKPLARLNELEYARGLVYANVWFSNYIFEIDLQTGSVLKYIDCTDLVKRAGAESEQDVLNGVAYDKARDIFYLTGKNWSTIFVVKIPRE; encoded by the coding sequence ATGCCGATCGTTATACTGATTTTCCTTGCCTTTGTTTCGGGGTGCTATACGGATCCCGAACCCGGCTCCCTCCAGGATACCCTTGCGCGGGTCGTCCCGGAAATCATCGATACGATCCCCCATGATACGGAGGCATTCACGCAGGGACTGCTGTATCACAATGGTTTTCTCTATGAAAGCACCGGCAAGTACGGGACGTCTTCCCTGCGCAAAATCGACCCGTCAGATGGAACAATTCTGGTAAATAACCGGGTGCCGGAGGTTTTCGCCGAAGGCCTTGCTGTATACAACGGCAGATTCGTTCAGTTGACATGGCGATCGCAGAGCGCCCTGCTTTACGATACCGGATCCCTGGCGCCGGTTGATACTTTTTCCTACCGCGGTGAAGGCTGGGGGTTGACTACCGGTGCTCACCATTTTATCATGAGCAACGGGAGCGACACGCTTTATTTCCGCGACAATGCTTTCATGGTAACCGGTGCGGTGCAGGTTACTCAGGACGATAAGCCCCTAGCCAGACTGAATGAACTGGAATATGCCCGGGGCCTGGTATATGCCAATGTCTGGTTCAGCAATTATATCTTCGAAATCGATCTTCAGACCGGCAGCGTGCTCAAGTATATCGATTGCACCGACCTGGTGAAGAGGGCCGGCGCCGAATCTGAGCAGGACGTCCTCAACGGCGTCGCCTACGATAAGGCCCGGGATATTTTTTATCTCACCGGTAAAAACTGGAGCACAATATTTGTTGTAAAAATTCCCCGTGAATGA